The proteins below are encoded in one region of Ornithinimicrobium avium:
- a CDS encoding dihydrofolate reductase, which translates to MTPRATPTTDRFQVVPAAYVALVRDGKDGPQVLLQLRRGTGFMDGRWACGAAGHVELGESATQAAVREAAEELGVTLDPAALDYVATLHRTVAVHQPIEERVDLFFAARTWEGRPAALEGDKAADLRWWPLDALPELLVPHERQALDVLAAGAAPRLLTRGFGQTLTLVAAVGRNGVIGDGSTMPWHLPADLRFFKETTLGGTMLMGRGTWDSIGRALPGRRTIVVTRRPDWSAPGAEVAHSIAEALALAGDEEVYVVGGGQVYAQTVDHASRLVLTEVDLEPAGTTRFPEVDRQVWQEVSRVPGEPPVDAWVTWERR; encoded by the coding sequence ATGACGCCGCGCGCCACCCCCACCACCGACCGTTTCCAGGTGGTCCCGGCCGCCTACGTCGCGCTGGTCCGGGACGGGAAGGACGGCCCGCAGGTGCTGCTCCAGCTCCGGCGCGGCACCGGCTTCATGGACGGACGGTGGGCCTGCGGCGCCGCGGGGCACGTGGAGCTCGGCGAGAGCGCGACGCAGGCCGCGGTCCGCGAGGCGGCCGAGGAGCTGGGCGTCACGCTCGACCCGGCCGCGCTGGACTACGTCGCGACCCTGCACCGCACCGTGGCGGTCCACCAGCCCATCGAGGAGCGCGTCGACCTGTTCTTCGCGGCGAGGACCTGGGAGGGCCGGCCCGCCGCCCTCGAGGGCGACAAGGCCGCCGACCTGCGCTGGTGGCCCCTGGACGCCCTGCCCGAGCTGCTCGTCCCCCACGAGCGCCAGGCCCTGGACGTGCTGGCTGCCGGAGCGGCCCCCCGGCTGCTCACCCGCGGCTTCGGGCAGACCCTCACCCTGGTCGCCGCCGTCGGACGCAACGGCGTCATCGGCGACGGCTCGACGATGCCGTGGCACCTGCCGGCGGACCTGCGCTTCTTCAAGGAGACGACCCTCGGCGGCACGATGCTCATGGGACGTGGCACGTGGGACTCGATCGGGCGCGCGCTCCCCGGCCGCCGCACCATCGTCGTCACCCGGCGGCCGGACTGGTCCGCACCGGGCGCCGAGGTCGCGCACTCGATCGCCGAGGCGCTCGCGCTCGCCGGCGACGAAGAGGTCTACGTCGTGGGCGGGGGGCAGGTCTACGCGCAGACCGTCGACCACGCCAGCCGCCTGGTCCTCACCGAGGTCGACCTCGAGCCCGCGGGCACGACCCGGTTCCCCGAGGTCGACCGGCAGGTCTGGCAGGAGGTCTCGCGCGTGCCCGGCGAGCCTCCGGTGGACGCGTGGGTCACCTGGGAACGGCGATGA
- a CDS encoding thymidylate synthase, protein MQQYLDLLRRIRTEGVEKGDRTGTGTLSVFGHQMRFDLTQGFPALTTKRLHLRSVIGELLWFLRGDTNVRWLQERRISIWDEWADEHGDLGPVYGHQWRSWPTPSGESIDQIDRLITGLRTDPDSRRHIVSAWNVADVDQMALPPCHTMFQFYVAPPAADDEDRRGWLSCQLYQRSADTFLGVPFNIASYALLTHMVAQVTDLRPKDFVHTLGDAHLYLNHLEQAEEQLTRTPGLLPTLWLDPQVREIDAFELEDVEVRDYVAAPTIKAPIAV, encoded by the coding sequence ATGCAGCAATATCTGGACCTCCTCCGACGCATCCGGACCGAGGGCGTGGAGAAGGGTGACCGCACCGGCACCGGGACGCTGTCGGTCTTCGGTCACCAGATGCGCTTCGACCTCACCCAGGGCTTCCCGGCGCTGACCACCAAGCGGCTGCACCTGCGGTCGGTGATCGGTGAGCTGCTGTGGTTCCTGCGCGGCGACACCAACGTGCGCTGGCTCCAGGAGCGCAGGATCTCGATCTGGGACGAGTGGGCCGACGAGCACGGCGACCTGGGGCCGGTCTACGGGCACCAGTGGCGCTCCTGGCCCACGCCGTCCGGGGAGAGCATCGACCAGATCGACCGGCTGATCACCGGACTGCGCACCGACCCCGACTCGCGCCGGCACATCGTCTCGGCGTGGAACGTCGCCGACGTCGACCAGATGGCGCTGCCCCCGTGCCACACGATGTTCCAGTTCTACGTCGCCCCGCCGGCGGCGGACGACGAGGACCGGCGCGGCTGGCTGTCCTGCCAGCTCTACCAGCGCAGCGCCGACACCTTCCTGGGCGTGCCCTTCAACATCGCCAGCTACGCGCTGCTCACGCACATGGTCGCCCAGGTCACCGACCTGCGCCCCAAGGACTTCGTGCACACCCTCGGCGACGCCCACCTCTACCTCAACCACCTCGAGCAGGCCGAGGAGCAGCTGACCCGCACGCCCGGGCTGCTGCCGACGCTCTGGCTCGACCCGCAGGTCCGCGAGATCGACGCCTTCGAGCTGGAGGACGTGGAGGTGCGCGACTACGTCGCCGCCCCCACCATCAAGGCCCCGATCGCGGTATGA
- a CDS encoding ribonuclease J has product MSHPHPELTAPGPLPDGGVRVTALGGLGEVGRNMAVIEHRGKLLIIDCGVLFPEDHHPGVDLILPDFGPIEDRLDDVVAVVLTHGHEDHIGAVPYLLRLKRDIPLIGSQLTLALVEAKLKEHKIRPLTLGVAEGRREVLGPFDCEFIAVNHSIPDALAVFVRTSGGTILHTGDFKMDQLPLDGRITDLRAFARLGEEGVDLFMTDSTNAHIPGFTTPERQIAPAIERVFHQAGRRIVVACFSSHVHRVQQVLDAAEASGRKVAMVGRSMIRNMGIAADLGYLHVPDGILVDLGRLTQLPDDQQVLICTGSQGEPMAALSRMANGDHKIEVGPGDTVLMASSLIPGNENAVYRVINGLTRLGATLVHKENALVHVSGHASAGELLYCYNIVRPRNVLPVHGEWRHMVANADLAVATGVPRENVVVAEDGVVVDLVDGRARVAGVVDVGYVYVDGSLVGAADETMLKDRRILRDEGFVTIIVVRDASTGAIAAGPEIQTRGFAEGEDVFERVRPTLVAALEEARQNGVQDSHQLQQVIRRTVGSFVGSKLRRRPMIIPVVVDA; this is encoded by the coding sequence ATGAGTCATCCCCACCCCGAGCTGACCGCCCCCGGCCCCCTCCCGGACGGGGGCGTTCGTGTGACCGCACTCGGCGGACTGGGCGAGGTCGGTCGGAACATGGCCGTGATCGAGCACCGCGGCAAGCTGCTCATCATCGACTGCGGGGTGCTCTTCCCCGAGGACCACCACCCCGGCGTCGACCTGATCCTGCCCGACTTCGGGCCGATCGAGGACCGCCTCGACGACGTCGTCGCCGTGGTCCTGACCCACGGCCACGAGGACCACATCGGGGCCGTGCCCTACCTGCTGCGGCTCAAGCGCGACATCCCGCTGATCGGCTCGCAGCTGACGCTGGCCCTCGTCGAGGCCAAGCTCAAGGAGCACAAGATCAGGCCGCTGACGCTCGGTGTCGCCGAGGGTCGACGCGAGGTGCTCGGACCCTTCGACTGCGAGTTCATCGCGGTCAACCACTCGATCCCGGACGCGCTCGCGGTCTTCGTGCGGACCTCCGGCGGCACGATCCTGCACACCGGCGACTTCAAGATGGACCAGCTGCCGCTGGACGGGAGGATCACCGACCTGCGCGCCTTCGCCCGGCTGGGGGAGGAGGGCGTGGACCTGTTCATGACCGACTCCACCAACGCCCACATCCCGGGGTTCACCACGCCCGAGCGCCAGATCGCCCCGGCGATCGAGCGGGTCTTCCACCAGGCGGGGCGCCGGATCGTCGTGGCCTGCTTCAGCTCGCACGTCCACCGCGTCCAGCAGGTCCTCGACGCCGCCGAGGCCTCCGGCCGCAAGGTGGCGATGGTCGGGCGCTCGATGATCCGCAACATGGGCATCGCGGCCGACCTGGGCTACCTGCACGTGCCCGACGGCATCCTCGTCGACCTCGGCCGGCTCACCCAGCTGCCGGACGACCAGCAGGTGCTCATCTGCACGGGCTCCCAGGGCGAGCCGATGGCGGCCCTGTCCCGGATGGCCAACGGCGACCACAAGATCGAGGTCGGGCCCGGCGACACCGTGCTCATGGCCTCCTCGCTCATCCCAGGCAACGAGAACGCCGTCTACCGCGTCATCAACGGCCTCACCCGGCTGGGCGCCACCCTCGTGCACAAGGAGAACGCCCTCGTCCACGTCTCCGGCCACGCCAGCGCCGGCGAGCTCCTCTACTGCTACAACATCGTCCGTCCCCGCAACGTGCTCCCGGTGCACGGCGAGTGGCGGCACATGGTCGCCAACGCCGACCTGGCCGTGGCCACCGGCGTGCCGCGCGAGAACGTCGTCGTCGCCGAGGACGGCGTCGTCGTCGACCTCGTCGACGGGAGGGCCAGGGTCGCCGGGGTGGTCGACGTCGGCTACGTCTACGTGGACGGCTCCCTGGTCGGCGCCGCGGACGAGACGATGCTCAAGGACCGCCGGATCCTGCGCGACGAGGGTTTCGTCACGATCATCGTGGTGCGCGACGCCTCGACCGGGGCCATCGCGGCCGGGCCGGAGATCCAGACCCGGGGCTTCGCCGAGGGCGAGGACGTCTTCGAGCGGGTGCGGCCCACGCTCGTCGCGGCCCTGGAGGAGGCACGCCAGAACGGCGTCCAGGACAGCCACCAGCTGCAGCAGGTGATCCGGCGCACGGTCGGCAGCTTCGTCGGCAGCAAGCTGCGCCGCCGCCCGATGATCATCCCGGTCGTCGTCGACGCCTGA
- a CDS encoding 2TM domain-containing protein — translation MTQPNGEAAEPEGPPPLPSWRAPAPSADPAADPELRAKALKHLEEKKAFRIHLTTYVVIMGFLVAIWLITGMGYFWPIWPMMGWGIGLALHGASLRWDRDPTEEQVAEQARRLAGRRGGPGPGPGGLEGPQDTV, via the coding sequence ATGACCCAGCCGAACGGCGAGGCCGCCGAGCCCGAGGGCCCGCCCCCGCTCCCGTCCTGGCGGGCGCCGGCACCCTCCGCGGATCCGGCCGCCGACCCGGAGCTGCGCGCGAAGGCGCTGAAGCACCTGGAGGAGAAGAAGGCCTTCCGGATCCACCTGACCACCTACGTGGTGATCATGGGCTTCCTCGTGGCGATCTGGCTGATCACCGGCATGGGCTACTTCTGGCCCATCTGGCCGATGATGGGCTGGGGCATCGGCCTGGCGCTGCACGGCGCCTCGCTGCGCTGGGACAGGGACCCGACCGAGGAGCAGGTCGCCGAGCAGGCCCGTCGCCTCGCCGGCCGGCGTGGGGGCCCCGGCCCTGGGCCGGGAGGCCTGGAGGGCCCGCAGGACACCGTCTGA
- a CDS encoding FtsK/SpoIIIE family DNA translocase yields the protein MSETARDLEPEHRRDAAGFVLLLLAVIVALREWWHLDGLFGDIVHTVVAGTFGRVALVLPLVLLFFSVRMFRRPDESQATHRMTIGTAALLLSAAGITHLVAGAPDYAEGQGAMESSGGVLGFIASAVPASAITATGAYLVLGVLGLFGFLVLTRTPVHRIPDRLREVEHQLFDSERFEQIDPVTGEVLPRRSRRRRADLDERDGDIAFEQAAQVERGKDGRSLRAGSAPRRGGRAADRPDPDPAGGAPAATSAAGRHTRAASSTQASGDATEEIPALRPGEKRPKPPSAAEQAIAAAKSSKADLTPPPTTQLPQRVEQLQLAGDVTYTLPDSALLKAGAPHKERSEANDRVVDALTGVIEDFNIDAQVTGFMRGPTVTRYEVELGPGVKVERITALSRNIAYAVASADVRILSPIPGKSAVGVEIPNTDRENVNLGDVLRSQAARNNTHPMVMGVGKDVEGGYVIANLAKMPHLLVAGATGSGKSSFVNSMITSILMRSTPDEVRLILVDPKRVELTAYEGIPHLITPIITNPKKAAEALAWVVKEMDHRYDDLSAFGYKHIDDFNKAIRAGKVTPPPGSERVMHPYPYLLVVVDELADLMMVAPRDVEESVVRITQLARAAGIHLVLATQRPSVDVVTGLIKANVPSRMAFATSSLADSRVVLDQPGAEKLIGQGDALFLPMGASKTMRVQGAWVGESEIHDVVKHVTGELKPTYVEEVLAAPAKKQIDEDIGDDLDLLLQAAEQVITTQFGSTSMLQRKLRVGFAKAGRLMDLMESRGIVGPSEGSKARDVLVRPDDLGETLALLQGHEPPAHPEPEIDTAPFDADPSEVVPTDEDAYVPPAGGDPRYDNDPISGSYVHDEEDEVSQDAWDLTGRD from the coding sequence ATGAGCGAGACGGCACGCGACCTGGAGCCCGAGCACCGGCGCGACGCCGCCGGATTCGTGCTGCTGCTGCTCGCGGTGATCGTGGCGCTGCGCGAGTGGTGGCACCTGGACGGGCTCTTCGGCGACATCGTGCACACCGTCGTCGCCGGCACCTTCGGCCGGGTGGCCCTCGTGCTGCCGCTGGTCCTGCTCTTCTTCTCCGTGCGCATGTTCCGCCGGCCCGACGAGAGCCAGGCGACCCACCGGATGACCATCGGCACGGCGGCGCTGCTGCTCTCCGCGGCGGGCATCACCCACCTGGTCGCCGGGGCCCCCGACTACGCCGAGGGCCAGGGCGCCATGGAGTCCTCCGGCGGCGTGCTCGGCTTCATCGCCTCGGCCGTCCCCGCCTCGGCGATCACCGCGACGGGGGCCTACCTGGTGCTCGGTGTCCTCGGGCTCTTCGGCTTCCTCGTGCTCACCCGCACCCCGGTGCACCGCATCCCCGACCGGCTGCGCGAGGTCGAGCACCAGCTCTTCGACTCCGAGCGCTTCGAGCAGATCGACCCCGTGACCGGCGAGGTCCTCCCGCGCCGGTCCCGGCGCCGACGTGCCGACCTGGACGAACGGGACGGAGACATCGCCTTCGAGCAGGCCGCCCAGGTGGAGCGGGGCAAGGACGGCCGCTCGCTGCGGGCCGGGTCGGCGCCACGGCGCGGGGGCCGCGCCGCGGACCGGCCCGACCCGGACCCCGCCGGCGGGGCGCCCGCAGCCACCAGCGCCGCTGGACGGCATACCCGCGCAGCGAGCTCGACCCAGGCGAGCGGCGACGCCACCGAGGAGATCCCGGCCCTGCGCCCCGGGGAGAAACGGCCCAAGCCGCCCAGCGCCGCCGAGCAGGCGATCGCCGCGGCGAAGAGCTCCAAGGCCGACCTCACGCCGCCGCCCACCACCCAGCTGCCCCAGCGCGTCGAGCAGCTCCAGCTGGCCGGGGACGTGACCTACACGCTCCCGGACTCCGCCCTGCTCAAGGCCGGCGCCCCGCACAAGGAGCGCTCGGAGGCCAACGACCGCGTCGTGGACGCCCTGACCGGCGTCATCGAGGACTTCAACATCGACGCCCAGGTCACCGGGTTCATGCGCGGCCCGACCGTCACCCGCTACGAGGTCGAGCTCGGCCCCGGCGTCAAGGTCGAGCGGATCACCGCGCTGTCCAGGAACATCGCCTACGCGGTCGCCTCGGCCGACGTGCGCATCCTCTCCCCGATCCCCGGCAAGTCGGCCGTCGGCGTGGAGATCCCCAACACCGACCGCGAGAACGTCAACCTCGGCGACGTGCTGCGCTCCCAGGCGGCGCGCAACAACACCCACCCGATGGTGATGGGCGTGGGCAAGGACGTCGAGGGCGGCTACGTCATCGCCAACCTGGCCAAGATGCCGCACCTGCTGGTCGCGGGCGCCACCGGATCGGGCAAGTCGAGCTTCGTCAACTCGATGATCACCTCGATCCTGATGCGGTCCACCCCCGACGAGGTCCGGCTCATCCTGGTCGACCCCAAGCGGGTGGAGCTGACCGCCTACGAGGGCATCCCGCACCTGATCACCCCGATCATCACCAACCCCAAGAAGGCCGCGGAGGCCCTCGCCTGGGTGGTCAAGGAGATGGACCACCGCTACGACGACCTGTCCGCCTTCGGCTACAAGCACATCGACGACTTCAACAAGGCGATCCGCGCCGGCAAGGTCACCCCGCCCCCGGGGTCAGAGCGCGTCATGCACCCCTACCCCTACCTGCTCGTCGTCGTCGACGAGCTCGCGGACCTGATGATGGTCGCCCCGCGCGACGTCGAGGAGTCGGTGGTGCGCATCACCCAGCTGGCGCGTGCGGCCGGCATCCACCTGGTGCTGGCCACCCAGCGCCCGTCGGTGGACGTGGTGACCGGCCTGATCAAGGCCAACGTGCCCTCGCGGATGGCGTTCGCGACCTCCTCGCTGGCCGACAGCCGGGTCGTCCTGGACCAGCCGGGCGCCGAGAAGCTCATCGGCCAGGGTGACGCGCTCTTCCTGCCGATGGGGGCCTCCAAGACGATGCGCGTCCAGGGTGCCTGGGTCGGGGAGTCGGAGATCCACGACGTCGTCAAGCACGTCACCGGCGAGCTCAAGCCGACCTACGTCGAGGAGGTCCTCGCCGCACCGGCCAAGAAGCAGATCGACGAGGACATCGGCGACGACCTCGACCTGCTGCTGCAGGCCGCCGAGCAGGTCATCACGACCCAGTTCGGCTCCACCTCGATGCTCCAGCGCAAGCTGCGGGTCGGCTTCGCCAAGGCCGGCCGGCTGATGGACCTGATGGAGTCGCGCGGGATCGTCGGACCCTCCGAGGGGTCCAAGGCCCGCGACGTGCTCGTCCGGCCCGACGACCTCGGGGAGACCCTCGCGCTGCTCCAGGGGCACGAGCCGCCGGCGCACCCGGAACCGGAGATCGACACCGCCCCGTTCGACGCCGACCCCTCCGAGGTGGTCCCGACGGACGAGGACGCCTACGTCCCCCCGGCCGGGGGCGACCCTCGCTACGACAACGACCCGATCTCGGGCAGCTACGTGCACGACGAGGAGGACGAGGTCTCCCAGGACGCCTGGGACCTCACCGGACGCGACTAG
- a CDS encoding DUF6986 family protein codes for MSSSSDPSSPSSDPSSPSNLATTLTAELDALLRPADEDLLARFPGDLRGRQPVHTVYVPADAFDAGLLPRWGQQARAALDGHEPLLAGLLGRRAEDVLPLVGAKLDREPVEDLRIDLEDGYGQRPDDEEDAHVRAAATGLARAQCEGQAPPFTGIRVKSLEAPTRARCVRSLTGFLATLLEAGGHLEGFVVTLPKVTSVAQVEAMVLACGRVEDALGLPGGRLRFEIQVETPQSVLGPDGTALVAPMIHAGQGRVSALHYGTYDYSAFCGIPAPFQAADHPVADHAKLVMQAAAAGTGVRLSDGSTNVLPVGSPEQVRTAWVVHTELVRRALERGYYQGWDLHPAQLPSRFGATYVFYREHAPAAGARLRAYLDGVGGAVADEPATARALSDLLVRGLDCGALLPQEVDDLAGVPVDELLALARPRRG; via the coding sequence ATGTCGTCCTCCTCCGACCCCTCCTCACCATCCTCCGACCCGTCCTCACCCTCGAACCTGGCCACGACCCTCACGGCCGAGCTCGACGCGCTGCTGCGCCCCGCCGACGAGGATCTCCTCGCCCGCTTCCCGGGCGATCTGCGCGGACGACAGCCGGTGCACACCGTCTACGTGCCGGCGGACGCCTTCGACGCCGGCCTGCTGCCCCGGTGGGGGCAGCAGGCCCGCGCCGCGCTCGACGGGCACGAGCCCCTGCTGGCCGGCCTGCTCGGCCGCCGCGCCGAGGACGTGCTGCCGCTGGTCGGCGCCAAGCTGGACCGCGAGCCGGTCGAGGACCTGCGCATCGACCTCGAGGACGGCTACGGGCAGCGGCCCGACGACGAGGAGGACGCGCACGTCCGGGCCGCCGCGACCGGCCTGGCCCGCGCCCAGTGCGAGGGACAGGCACCGCCGTTCACCGGCATCCGGGTCAAGAGCCTGGAGGCACCCACCCGCGCGCGCTGCGTGCGCAGCCTCACCGGCTTCCTGGCCACCCTGCTCGAGGCAGGAGGGCACCTCGAGGGCTTCGTCGTCACCCTGCCCAAGGTGACCAGCGTGGCCCAGGTGGAGGCGATGGTGCTCGCCTGCGGGCGCGTCGAGGACGCTCTCGGGCTGCCCGGGGGCCGGCTGCGCTTCGAGATCCAGGTCGAGACGCCCCAGTCGGTGCTGGGCCCGGACGGCACGGCGCTGGTCGCGCCGATGATCCACGCCGGCCAGGGCCGGGTCAGCGCCCTGCACTACGGCACCTACGACTACTCGGCCTTCTGCGGCATACCCGCCCCCTTCCAGGCCGCCGACCACCCGGTGGCCGACCACGCCAAGCTGGTCATGCAGGCGGCCGCCGCCGGGACCGGCGTGCGGCTCTCGGACGGCTCGACCAACGTGCTGCCGGTCGGCTCGCCGGAGCAGGTGCGCACCGCGTGGGTCGTGCACACCGAGCTGGTGCGCCGCGCGCTGGAGCGCGGCTACTACCAGGGCTGGGACCTGCACCCCGCGCAGCTGCCGAGCCGCTTCGGGGCCACCTACGTCTTCTACCGCGAGCACGCGCCCGCCGCCGGGGCACGGCTGCGGGCCTACCTGGACGGGGTCGGGGGGGCGGTGGCGGACGAGCCGGCCACGGCGCGGGCGCTGTCGGACCTGCTGGTCCGGGGCCTGGACTGCGGGGCGCTGCTGCCGCAGGAGGTCGACGACCTGGCCGGCGTGCCCGTGGACGAGCTGCTCGCGCTGGCCCGTCCGCGCCGCGGCTGA
- the pucL gene encoding factor-independent urate hydroxylase: MGIVLGSNQYGKAENRIVRIVRDTQRHEIRDLNVSTALRGDFSRAHTQGDQADVLPTDSQKNTAFALAKEVGISSPEEYAVALARHLVDAVPAASGAQVQVQEYAWDRIPVDGAGHDHSFVRRGTETRTTVVTVDGRGEGQRCWVLSGLTDLVVLKSTGSEFRGFLKDRYTTLAETDDRVMATALTARWRWSDTEGVDLDEAYAAVRSVLLSTFATTYSRALQETLFAMGSAVLEAHPQIAEIRFSAPNKHHFDYDLGRFGVENDGEVFHAADRPYGLIEATVTRDDADEPGQAWTAVPGFV, translated from the coding sequence ATGGGCATCGTGCTCGGCAGCAACCAGTACGGCAAGGCGGAGAACCGCATCGTGCGGATCGTGCGGGACACGCAGCGGCACGAGATCCGCGACCTCAACGTCTCCACGGCGCTGCGCGGCGACTTCTCCCGCGCGCACACGCAGGGCGACCAGGCCGACGTGCTGCCCACCGACTCCCAGAAGAACACCGCGTTCGCCCTCGCCAAGGAGGTCGGGATCTCCTCCCCCGAGGAGTATGCCGTCGCGCTCGCCCGCCACCTCGTGGACGCCGTGCCCGCCGCGAGCGGCGCGCAGGTGCAGGTGCAGGAGTACGCGTGGGACCGCATACCCGTCGACGGCGCGGGGCACGACCACAGCTTCGTGCGGCGCGGGACCGAGACGCGGACCACGGTGGTCACGGTCGACGGCCGTGGGGAGGGTCAGCGGTGCTGGGTGCTCTCCGGGCTGACCGACCTCGTCGTGCTCAAGTCGACCGGCTCGGAGTTCCGCGGCTTCCTCAAGGACCGCTACACGACGCTGGCGGAGACCGACGACCGCGTGATGGCGACCGCGCTGACCGCGCGGTGGCGGTGGTCGGACACCGAGGGAGTCGACCTCGACGAGGCCTACGCCGCGGTGCGCTCCGTGCTGCTGTCGACCTTCGCCACGACCTACAGCCGGGCGCTGCAGGAGACGCTCTTCGCGATGGGCAGCGCGGTGCTCGAGGCGCACCCGCAGATCGCCGAGATCCGCTTCTCCGCGCCGAACAAGCACCACTTCGACTACGACCTGGGGCGGTTCGGGGTCGAGAACGACGGCGAGGTCTTCCACGCCGCCGACCGGCCCTACGGCCTCATCGAGGCGACGGTGACCCGCGACGACGCCGACGAGCCCGGCCAGGCGTGGACCGCCGTGCCGGGGTTCGTCTGA
- the uraD gene encoding 2-oxo-4-hydroxy-4-carboxy-5-ureidoimidazoline decarboxylase, whose product MTAPTLDTLPDAQARELLRGCLAVDRWVEEVLAGRPYGDRDALLATADLAARDLTPPEVDAALAGHPRIGERAGAGHNAEASAREQAGVEPAEGDTAARLAAGNAAYERRFGRVFLICAAGRSAPQILAELDRRLGNDDDVERAEVLDNLRQIALLRLEEAV is encoded by the coding sequence ATGACCGCACCCACGCTGGACACCCTCCCCGACGCGCAGGCCCGCGAGCTGCTGCGCGGGTGCCTCGCCGTCGACCGCTGGGTCGAGGAGGTGCTCGCCGGGCGTCCCTACGGCGACCGCGACGCCCTGCTCGCGACCGCAGACCTGGCGGCCCGCGACCTCACGCCGCCGGAGGTGGACGCCGCGCTGGCGGGCCACCCGAGGATCGGCGAGCGGGCGGGCGCCGGCCACAACGCCGAGGCCTCCGCGCGCGAGCAGGCCGGCGTCGAGCCCGCGGAGGGCGACACGGCGGCCCGTCTGGCCGCCGGCAACGCGGCCTACGAGCGCCGCTTCGGCCGCGTCTTCCTGATCTGCGCGGCCGGGCGGTCGGCGCCGCAGATCCTCGCCGAGCTGGACCGGCGGCTCGGCAACGACGACGACGTCGAGCGGGCCGAGGTGCTCGACAACCTGCGCCAGATCGCGCTGCTGCGGCTCGAGGAGGCGGTCTGA
- the uraH gene encoding hydroxyisourate hydrolase, which yields MATLSTHVLDTALGRPAQGVRVTLRTADGELLGEGATDTDGRVSPLGPELAPGDHVLTFATGDYHAATRQEGFYPSVTVTFTVGDAAHYHVPLLLNPFGYSTYRGS from the coding sequence ATGGCCACCCTGTCCACGCACGTCCTCGACACGGCGCTCGGCCGGCCGGCGCAGGGCGTCCGCGTCACCCTCCGCACCGCCGACGGAGAGCTTCTCGGCGAGGGGGCGACCGACACCGACGGGCGGGTCAGCCCGCTCGGGCCCGAGCTGGCGCCGGGAGACCACGTGCTGACGTTCGCCACGGGCGACTACCACGCGGCCACACGTCAGGAGGGCTTCTACCCGAGCGTCACGGTGACCTTCACCGTAGGCGACGCCGCGCACTACCACGTGCCGTTGCTGCTCAACCCGTTCGGCTACTCGACCTACCGGGGCAGCTGA
- a CDS encoding helix-turn-helix domain-containing protein, protein MADPQPKDPRVTTQLVDVPAGTPVREWPYEAIVTVLERGLVSDWALLTREIRRDPWGPVARRVGDYLTHDRPRGLAPLLERAVASAREEAARSERAEVAPEVELVDRSGLTSSAFAERIGTSASRLSTYRSGIVTPSAAMLVRMRRPVGDHRTSS, encoded by the coding sequence GTGGCGGATCCACAGCCGAAGGACCCGCGGGTCACGACGCAGCTCGTCGACGTCCCTGCCGGGACACCGGTGCGAGAGTGGCCCTACGAGGCGATCGTCACCGTCCTCGAACGCGGGCTCGTCTCCGACTGGGCCCTGCTGACCAGGGAGATCCGCCGTGACCCGTGGGGACCGGTGGCCCGCCGGGTCGGTGACTACCTGACGCACGACCGGCCGCGGGGGCTCGCCCCGCTCCTGGAGCGCGCGGTGGCGTCCGCGCGCGAGGAGGCTGCCCGTTCGGAGCGCGCGGAGGTGGCCCCCGAGGTCGAGCTCGTCGACCGCTCCGGGCTCACCTCGTCCGCCTTCGCCGAGCGGATCGGCACGTCAGCCTCCCGGCTCTCGACCTACCGCAGCGGCATCGTGACGCCCTCGGCCGCGATGCTCGTCCGCATGCGCCGACCCGTCGGGGATCACCGGACGTCCTCGTGA